The nucleotide sequence GGCATACTCAAGCGCCGCTTCCTTTGTATCGAACGCAAGCTTAACCTGTGCCTGGGTATCCGAGGACGATGTCCAACCCATCAAAGGGTCAACCTCGCGCGCGGTCTCAGCCACATGTTCCAGCACCCAATGCTTCGTCTTAGCCGTGCCAGAGGACATGGCGGTTTTGGCGGGCTTATAGATTCTTGCGCGCATGGCTGCATCTCCCTTGGCTGCACTCTATATGTGCAAAATGAGTTGGTTGCGCAAGCATGAGAGGGGGTCACCGGCAAAATCTTCCAAGATTTTGGCCCAGAGTTTTTGAAAACTCTGGCGCCCTCACGCCCATTCACCGCCCCGCATCACAGGCACACGCTCACCCGTTTTTGTGATCCCATCAATATCCACCGCATCAGATCCCATCATCCAATCCACATGGATGATACTCTGATTGCCACCCTTTTGCTTCAACTGTTCAGGCGAGAGCTCAGACCCACCTTCAATCGTATCGGCATAGCATTGCCCCAACGCGATATGGCACGACGCATTCTCATCAAAAAGCGTGTTGTAAAACAGCGTCCCAGACTGGCTGATCGGACTGGAATGCGGCACCAGCGCCACCTCACCAATCCGGCTCGCACCATCATCGGTTTTGAGCAAGGCGTTCAACACATCCTCACCCTTGCTCGCCGTCGCCTCTACGATGCGGCCCGCCTCAAAACGCACCGCTATGTCCTCAATCACATTGCCCTGATGGGCGAGTGGTTTGGTCGCTGCAACAGTCCCATCCACTTTATAGGCATGCGGGCAGGTAAAAACCTCTTCGGTCGGGATATTCGGCTGACACGTCACACCATTCAACGCGGGCGACGCCCCGCCCTTCCAGATATGGCCATCCGCCAAACCCAAATGCAGGTCTGTGCCCGGTCCGGTGTAGTGCAATGCCGCAAAATCCTGCGCGTTCAGCCAGTTCACCCGCTCTTTCAACGTAGCCGTATGGGTTGCCCAATTCGCCACAGGATCATCGCCATCCAAACGGGATGCTGCATAGATGGCATCCATCAACTTGCCCTGCGCCTCGTCCACCGGCAGATCGGGGTACACTTTGGCCGCCCAAGCCGCCCCAGGATAGGCCACGATATTCCAATTAACTTCAAACCCCACAATCGGGTTCATTGCAGGTTTTGCGGCAATCGAGGTCGCCTTACTCAATCGGGCAACCTTTTCAGGGTCTTGCGCAGCCAGGAGCATTGGGTCGTCGCCCGTGATCGCCATCCGCGCCGCACCGCCCTTGAAGGCCGCTGCCATCCCCTCAAACAGCCATTCCGGGGCGCGATCAAAACTTTCATCCGGCGCATGCTCATAGCGCGCCAGCGTGATCGCATCATCATTGAAGAAGGGGGTCACAATGCCCGCGCTAAGCCTTATAGGCATGGACGGCAATCAGGCGCACGAGATCGAGGGCCGCCATCGGTGCCGTAATCACCAAATCTTGCCCCGGTTGCAGGTTTACACCGGTGCGCACAGCCACTTCGGCAAGACGGTCAAGTTTGGCAGGGTCAATATGGTCGGACATGGGGTGTGCCTTTTTTGGGTGATGTCCAATATGACGTGCGGCATCATCGTGCAAAGGTCAACAGGTGGGTAGGGTCAAAACACCCGCTGTTCGGCGCGACGCACTTCAAACCCGCCACCTTCGAGATTGGTGCAGGTGACCCCAGTGCGTTCTGAACGACAGGTGATCCCATCAAGGATGGCGCGTCGTCCATAGGGCAGGACGCGGCGCCCTTCTGGGGCGGCGTTAGTATCCGTCACACAGATTAATCCGCCGACGCCCGTTTGATTCAGGCCGAATGAGGTACCCCAACGCCCCTGACACGTGGCAGGACGACGCGTGTAGGTTTGCTGGTCAACGCCTAGGTCACAACGGACAGCCAGCGGCGCATCGCGCGACATATCGCAACGGATATTGCCGGAAGGGGACTGAAACGAGATATCCGCATCAGCTGCTGCGATGCTGCCAAAAATTGTCAGAACAACTGCGAAAACACATCGATACATGCGAAACTACAAGCCCAACCCGGTCACTCTGGCACACCTAGCACGATCAAACGGCAAGATGAAATTCAATCTCTCGCGATAACAGCCCGTAAGCCGAAAATGACCTGCTATTGTTTCGCCTCGCCCATGTCCGGCGTTCCGGCACCCCTTGTCTTTAGCATGGCGTTCGCAGAAAACGCCCATGTCAGCATGGGAGAGCGCAACGTGCAGCAAGCCAAACAGGACATGATCAACCGGGCTGAAATGGTCGCTGCGCGTTGGCAGCTGACACTGGACGCTTCACCCCTCAAACACACGGCTGACCGGGTGGTATATAAAGTGAACGCCGCTGATGGGCTGGCCGTTCTCAAGCTCAACCGCAAATTTGGGTCAGAGGGCGGGTCAATCCCGTTCTTGCGAGGGCTGCCTGACGGGATTGGCGTCAAGCTTTTGCGCGTCAGCCCATTGCGCCGCGCCATGCTGCTGTCATGGTTAGAGGGGCCGACCCTTGATATGCTGGTTGCACGAGGCAACGAAGCACGGGCTGAAAGACTTCTAGCTCAGGTCGCATCTTCTCTTTCCAAGGCTAAATTCAGACGGATGGCCCTGATTCAGCGCTTGAACTGGCGCGTTCAGAAACGATTTGACGGTTTTGCACCACGCCTCAAGAACACTGCGCAAAGTGCCGATTTCGCGCGGGCCAAGTCCGCGTTTGACGTTTTGGTTGATACGATGCCGCCCGAGGTTGTGATCCATGGAGATTTGCACTTTGGCAACATCATCGACACAGCGCAAGGACCCCGCTTCATCGACCCCAAAGGGTATCGGGCAGACCCGGCGGCCGAGTTCGCGGCAGCTTTCAGCGCCGCACAGCCTGACCCCGCGATAGCTGAATTCAAACAACGGATCACGCGCCGCGCAGCAGTCTACGCCCCAGCAATCGAGGCTGATCCACTGCGGCTGATACGCTGGGGTGCCGTCCTCTATTCGAACAAGATTTCCATCGATCTCTCATGACCAATCAGACAGACCGCACGGACCCATATCTTGGCGCATTTCTTGATCTCGCCGAGGTCTGACCGGACGACACCCTACTGACACATCCTGTCAGCAGTCGCCCTTGAACCCCCATCCAAACGCGTCAAATATAGCAGTACCCCAAAGGATCCTCGCCATGGCTGACGCTGCTACCGACGCTCACCACTATCTGTCCAACCCCGCCCCTGACGTCAAAACCCGCGAAAAGCTGGAGGGTGGCAAGCAGTTCGTGCTGCAAACCGAATTCGCACCGGCAGGGGACCAGCCACAGGCGATCAAAGAGCTCTCCGAAGGCATCATGAACGGCGAACGTGATCAGGTGCTGCTGGGTGCCACCGGCACTGGCAAAACCTTCACGATGGCGAAGATGATCGAGGAAACGCAGCGCCCGGCGATCATTCTTGCCCCGAACAAAACCTTGGCGGCCCAGCTCTATGGCGAGTTCAAAGGGTTCTTCCCCGACAACGCCGTCGAGTACTTTGTCTCTTACTACGACTACTACCAACCCGAAGCCTACGTTGCGCGCTCCGACACTTACATCGAGAAAGAGAGCCAGATCAACGAACAGATCGACCGGATGCGCCACTCGGCCACCCGCGCACTGCTCGAACGCGACGACGTGATCATCGTCGCCTCAGTCTCCTGCATCTACGGCATCGGCTCGGTCGAAACCTACGGCGCCATGACGCAAGACCTTCACATCGGGCGCGAATACGATCAGCGCAAGATCATGGCCGACCTGATCGCCCAGCAATACCGGCGCAACGACCAGGCCTTCCAACGCGGCACATTCCGGGTGCGCGGCGATAGCTTGGAAATCTGGCCCGCTCACCTGGATGATCGCGCATGGAAGCTGTCTTTCTTTGGCGAAGAGCTGGAAAATATCACCGAGTTCGACCCGCTGACAGGCGATAAAACCGACACCTTTGAAAAGGTCCGCATCTACGCCAACAGCCACTACGTCACACCGCGCCCCACGATGCAGCAGGCCATCATTGGCATCAAAAAGGAACTGCGCATCCGCCTCGACCAATTGGTGGGCGAAGGCAAACTGCTGGAAGCGCAGCGCCTCGAACAGCGCTGCAACTTCGACCTCGAAATGCTCGAGGCGACCGGCGTCTGCAACGGCATCGAAAACTACTCGCGCTACCTGACGGGCCGTGCACCCGGCGAACCGCCCCCTACCCTTTTCGAATTCATCCCCGACAATGCCATCGTCTTCGCGGACGAAAGCCACGTCTCCGTCCCCCAAATCGGCGGCATGTACAAAGGCGACTATCGGCGCAAGTTCACATTGGCCGAACACGGGTTCCGCCTGCCGTCCTGCATGGATAACCGACCCCTGAAATTCGAAGAATGGGACGCCATGCGCCCGCAATCGGTCTTCGTCTCGGCCACGCCAGCAGCGTGGGAGCTGGAACAGGCAGGCGGTGTCTTCACCGAACAAATCATCCGCCCCACCGGCCTGATCGACCCCGAGATCGAAATTCGCCCTGTCGATATGCAAGTTGACGACCTGCTGGATGAGGTCCGCAAGGTCGCCGCCGACGGCTATCGCACGCTGGTCACGACCCTGACCAAACGCATGGCCGAAGACCTGACCGAATACATGCACGAACAGGGCATCAAGGTCCGCTACATGCACTCCGACATCGACACGATTGAGCGTATCGAAATCCTGCGTGACCTGCGCTTGGGTGCTTTCGATGTCCTCATAGGGATCAACCTGCTGCGCGAGGGGCTCGACATCCCCGAATGTGGGCTGGTGGCCATCCTCGACGCCGACAAGGAAGGCTTCCTGCGTTCTGAGACGTCGCTGGTGCAAACCGTCGGTCGTGCGGCGCGAAACGCCGAAGGGCGCGTGATCATGTACGCCGACCGCATCACCGGTTCGATGGAGCGGGCAATCAAAGAGACCAACCGCCGCCGAGCCAAGCAGATGGCCTATAACGAAGAACACGGGATCACGCCACAGACGGTCAAAAAGAACGTCGAGGATATCCTCGCTAAGCCTCTACAAAGGCGACGTCGACATGAACCGGGTTACTGCGAAAGTCGACAAACCCATGGCCGGGGCCAACCTACAGGCCGTATTGGACGGGCTACGCACCGACATGCGTAAAGCGGCCGAGAACCTCGAATTCGAAGAGGCCGCAAGACTACGGGACGAGGTGAAACGGCTGGAAACTGTGGAACTGACGGTTGCAGACGACCCGCTGGCGCGACAGCAGGCCGTGGACAGGGTGGTGGATGACGCGCAGAAAGCATCTGGGCGGAGCACCGGCGGGCGTGGGGGCATGCGCGGCGGGAAGTCGCGGTATGGTGGGAAGAAGAGGTGACGCCTGCTGAGAGGTATGAGTGGTGTAACCAGGAAGAAGAACGACTTTTGTTGGGCGGCTACGTAATTTCTGAGTGGGCGACGCTGATGTCCTACGAAGCGCACACTTGCTTCACTTCTGGCGCAGATATTTCGACAATAATTTTGGCAGCGTCGACCTGTGAAACCTATCTACAGTCTGAACTTGGCCACGAAAGAATGACGTTCGCAGATTTGATAGACGCGTCCGGTCTGGAGGATGACCTGCAGTTCCAATTGCACACACTTAGGCGCAAACGTAACGGCTGGGTGCATCCAGACAAAGTAAGAACGTCAAAGGAGCTGGGCTGCTACTCAGAGGCTTACACTCCCGAATTGCTGGATGACGCAAAACATAGCTATTCGACAATGCTTCGCACCCTTTTTAGTTTCCCGCTCGTCTAGGAACCGTAGGGTGGGCGAAACCAACACCCGCACGCATTGGCGGGTTCCACTCACACCACGCCACCCCAAAAACCTTAACGCCACATTCACACATCCACCGCACGCCCCTTTAACCCCCAAAACCGTACACCGCGTACATACAGGTTGTGTACGGCTTGTGTACGCATTGCATACGCCGCTCATCCCAACAAACCCCAGGATTAACGGGCGATTCTGTGGCTGCCCTGCCCGCGCCGCGTTACCACTCCACAGCACGTTGCTTGCCCGCCGCGCCGATCCCCCTACATCCCACTCATGCGCACTGCTCTCGCCTTCCTCATCCTCGCCTCCCCCGCCGCCGCGTGGGAGTTTTCGGCGAGCCCGATCTGCACCCTGACCGACATGTCCGCGACCGGCGATATCACGGTCACCTACGACCCCGCGATCACCGAATACACCATCACAGTCACCCTGCCCGAGGGCCGCTGGCCGGGCGAGCCTGTCTTCGGCATGGCCTTCGCCGATGACCGCCCCATCAGCATCCAGACCGACCGCCATATCATCAGCCCCGATGGCCGCAGCATCACCGTCAAAGACCGCGGGTTTGGCAATGTCCTCAACGGGTTAGAGTTCAACAGCCGCGCCTATGCGATGCTGGGCGAAACAACGCTTGGATTCGATTTGACCGGGATCGGCCCCGCGATAACAGCCTTTCGCAACTGCCCAGCGGACAACCTCGCCTGATGGCCAAACGTGACCCCATCAACCCCACCGATGATGATGCACGCAGGCTGGCGCAAGACCTACTGGCCCAGACACGCTATGGCGCGTTGGCTGTCACCCACCAGGGTGCCCCCTATGTCGCCCGTGTCGCGATGATCTGGCATGAGGGGGTAATGCTCAGCCTTATTTCCACCCTCTCACTGCACAC is from Yoonia sp. GPGPB17 and encodes:
- a CDS encoding aminoglycoside phosphotransferase family protein, which encodes MAFAENAHVSMGERNVQQAKQDMINRAEMVAARWQLTLDASPLKHTADRVVYKVNAADGLAVLKLNRKFGSEGGSIPFLRGLPDGIGVKLLRVSPLRRAMLLSWLEGPTLDMLVARGNEARAERLLAQVASSLSKAKFRRMALIQRLNWRVQKRFDGFAPRLKNTAQSADFARAKSAFDVLVDTMPPEVVIHGDLHFGNIIDTAQGPRFIDPKGYRADPAAEFAAAFSAAQPDPAIAEFKQRITRRAAVYAPAIEADPLRLIRWGAVLYSNKISIDLS
- a CDS encoding ETC complex I subunit, with the protein product MRARIYKPAKTAMSSGTAKTKHWVLEHVAETAREVDPLMGWTSSSDTQAQVKLAFDTKEAALEYARENGIDAVVREPKSRKANIRPGGYGENFATNRRGAWTH
- a CDS encoding excinuclease ABC subunit B, with the translated sequence MRTALAFLILASPAAAWEFSASPICTLTDMSATGDITVTYDPAITEYTITVTLPEGRWPGEPVFGMAFADDRPISIQTDRHIISPDGRSITVKDRGFGNVLNGLEFNSRAYAMLGETTLGFDLTGIGPAITAFRNCPADNLA
- a CDS encoding DUF6636 domain-containing protein, translating into MYRCVFAVVLTIFGSIAAADADISFQSPSGNIRCDMSRDAPLAVRCDLGVDQQTYTRRPATCQGRWGTSFGLNQTGVGGLICVTDTNAAPEGRRVLPYGRRAILDGITCRSERTGVTCTNLEGGGFEVRRAEQRVF